In one Dermochelys coriacea isolate rDerCor1 chromosome 20, rDerCor1.pri.v4, whole genome shotgun sequence genomic region, the following are encoded:
- the ADGRE1 gene encoding adhesion G protein-coupled receptor E1 isoform X1 — translation MKKQLITHLVGFCWLVCFKGTQHFSSAVNRCDDPMLCPDHATCTDALQGYYCTCQRGFVSTSGATEFTDPAVHCKKDMCAASSVCPAFATCENIPGSHRCACKRGFASSSGEQYFTDRKVKCNDIDECSLDPSLCGPSTVCTNKLGSYACKCPPGYLPPSQPGIPFSCTDINECLDLASCPASATCTNTPGSHFCTCNTGFASSSGELRFTEPAAQCNDIDECSRDPSPCGPSSVCTNTLGSYACTCPPGYLPPSQPGIPFNCTDVDECAPNPAICGPNASCINTPGSYTCQCSPGHLPSTPGPWVPGTTRCTDVASNDPVRKCHNRRLDAAHGSSPDNAAFCTLLTSTFSVLGDPYERKNSTISLVKAAAGFASILEQTPSWSNLSTEQLSTMATVFLQSVESIVLAAFANPAGNGSQTIQMEQLDVQTKVIEDGCPRKDSVISLEVKGETMKISCRTIQGTVARGTSPPPEGVRWISQACFSAAPFRMGMGSPSPHHQVAILHSPGWSGVCLLRGHGVHPEWQLLPWPKGHLSLDEFQGGECRPDQPDQDRFPGSSQLHLPEHHAKQQPRPAHLRLVGGHGLAWQLGSGRVRGPTQQCHSHHVQLQSRLQLGCPHGIGGDNGFPLFLVSHIGLALSLLCLFLAILTFLLSRSIRNVNTSIHLQLCLCLFLADLLFLTAVDSPGHQLACTIIAGLLHYLFLACFAWMFLEAVVLFLTIRNLGVVNYFSTHSPKMRHLSLFGYGFPTLVVAVSAVVMPEGYGRQENCWLSMEKGFIWSFLGPVCVIIGINSILFALTLWMLQRKLSRLNTDVSTLKDTRLLTFKAIAQVFILGCTWIFGLLQVGPVATVMAYLFTIINSLQGAFIFLVHCLLNRQVREEYKRWFTCKPKSYISDVSMSTLATSSKAG, via the exons ATGAAGAAGCAGCTTATCACCCACCTTGTAG GCTTTTGCTGGCTCGTTTGCTTCAAGGGGACTCAGCATTTCTCCAGTGCTG TGAACAGGTGCGATGATCCAATGCTGTGCCCTGATCATGCAACGTGCACCGATGCTCTCCAGGGCTACTACTGCACCTGCCAACGTGGGTTCGTATCCACTTCGGGGGCCACGGAGTTCACCGATCCAGCCGTCCATTGCAAAA AGGACATGTGTGCAGCTTCATCTGTCTGTCCTGCTTTTGCAACCTGTGAAAACATCCCTGGGAGCCACCGCTGCGCCTGCAAACGTGGGTTTGCATCTAGCTCTGGGGAGCAGTACTTCACTGATCGAAAAGTGAAGTGCAACG ATATTGACGAATGTTCCCTGGACCCATCGCTCTGCGGCCCCAGCACCGTGTGCACCAACAAACTGGGCAGTTATGCCTGCAAGTGTCCCCCAGGCTACCTCCCCCCGAGCCAGCCTGGCATCCCGTTCAGCTGCACAG ATATCAACGAGTGTCTGGATCTGGCATCATGTCCTGCGTCCGCCACCTGCACCAACACCCCAGGAAGCCACTTCTGCACCTGCAATACCGGctttgcatccagttctggggaGCTGCGCTTCACTGAGCCAGCAGCGCAGTGCAACG ATATTGACGAATGTTCCCGGGACCCATCGCCCTGCggccccagctctgtgtgcaccAACACACTGGGCAGTTACGCTTGCACGTGTCCCCCAGGCTACCTCCCCCCGAGCCAGCCTGGTATCCCGTTCAACTGCACAG ATGTGGATGAATGTGCCCCAAACCCTGCAATCTGTGGGCCCAATGCCTCCTGCATCAACACACCTGGGAGCTACACCTGCCAGTGCTCACCAGGGCACCTTCCGTCCACACCAGGGCCGTGGGTACCTGGAACAACCCGCTGCACAG ATGTCGCTTCAAACGATCCGGTGAGGAAATGCCACAACCGAAGGCTAGACGCGGCTCACGGCTCATCCCCAGACAAT GCTGCCTTCTGCACTTTATTGACCTCCACCTTCAGCGTCTTGGGAGACCCCTATGAAAGGAAGAACTCCACCATCTCTCTGGTG AAAGCCGCTGCGGGATTTGCCTCCATCCTGGAGCAGACGCCCTCCTGGTCCAACCTGAGCACGGAGCAGCTCTCCACCATGGCCACTGTCTTCCTGCAGAGCGTGGAGAGCATCGTGCTGGCTGCCTTCGCCAACCCCGCCGGGAATGGGAGCCAGACCATCCAGATGGAACAACTGG ATGTCCAGACCAAAGTCATTGAGGACGGCTGCCCCAGAAAGGACTCAGTCATCAGCCTGGAAGTCAAAGGGGAGACCATGAAGATTAGCTGCAGAACAATCCAGGGAACAGTGGCACGAGGTACGTCACCACCACCAGAGGGTGTGAGATGGATTTCCCAGGCTTGCTTCTCAGCTGCCCCATTCAGGATGGgaatgggctcccccagcccTCACCACCAAGTGGCAATATTGCACAG CCCGGGCTGGAGTGGCGTTTGCCTCCTACGTGGGCATGGAGTCCATCCTGAATGGCAGCTTCTTCCATGGCCAAAGGGCCACCTCAGTCTGGATGAATTCCAGGGTGGTGAGTGCCGTCCTGACCAGCCAGACCAAGACCGATTTCCTGGATCCAGTCAACTACACCTTCCAGAACATCATG ccaaGCAGCAGCCCCGACCAGCTCATCTGCGTCTCGTGGGAGGCCACGGCCTGGCAtggcagctgggctcaggcagggTGCGGGGTCCTACACAGCAATGCCACTCACACCACGTGCAGCTGCAATCACGTCTCCAACTTGGCTGTCCTCATGGCATCGGGGGAGATAACG GCTTCCCACTGTTCCTCGTCTCCCACATCGGGCTGGCCCTCTCTCTGCTGTGCCTCTTCCTCGCCATCCTCACCTTCCTCCTGAGCCGTTCCATCCGCAACGTGAACACCTCCATCCACCtgcagctctgcctctgcctcttcctggccGACCTGCTCTTCCTCACCGCGGTGGACAGCCCCGGCCATCAG CTGGCGTGCACCATCATTGCTGGCCTCCTGCACTACCTCTTCCTGGCCTGCTTCGCCTGGATGTTCCTGGAGGCCGTGGTGCTCTTCCTCACCATCCGCAACCTCGGGGTCGTCAACTATTTCAGCACCCACAGCCCCAAGATGCGGCACCTGAGCCTCTTCGGCTACGGCTTCCCCACCCTGGTGGTGGCCGTCTCGGCGGTGGTTATGCCGGAGGGCTACGGCAGGCAGGAAAA CTGCTGGCTCAGCATGGAAAAGGGGTTCATCTGGAGTTTCCTGGGACCGGTGTGTGTCATCATCGGG ATTAATTCCATCCTTTTTGCCTTAACCCTctggatgctgcagagaaagcttTCCAGGCTCAACACTGATGTGTCCACCCTCAAGGACACCAG GCTACTGACCTTTAAAGCCATCGCCCAAGTCTTCATTCTGGGCTGCACGTGGATTTTCGGTCTCCTTCAAGTCGGCCCAGTTGCCACTGTCATGGCGTATTTATTT
- the ADGRE1 gene encoding adhesion G protein-coupled receptor E1 isoform X4 produces MCAASSVCPAFATCENIPGSHRCACKRGFASSSGEQYFTDRKVKCNDIDECSLDPSLCGPSTVCTNKLGSYACKCPPGYLPPSQPGIPFSCTDINECLDLASCPASATCTNTPGSHFCTCNTGFASSSGELRFTEPAAQCNDIDECSRDPSPCGPSSVCTNTLGSYACTCPPGYLPPSQPGIPFNCTDVDECAPNPAICGPNASCINTPGSYTCQCSPGHLPSTPGPWVPGTTRCTDVASNDPVRKCHNRRLDAAHGSSPDNAAFCTLLTSTFSVLGDPYERKNSTISLVKAAAGFASILEQTPSWSNLSTEQLSTMATVFLQSVESIVLAAFANPAGNGSQTIQMEQLDVQTKVIEDGCPRKDSVISLEVKGETMKISCRTIQGTVARGTSPPPEGVRWISQACFSAAPFRMGMGSPSPHHQVAILHSPGWSGVCLLRGHGVHPEWQLLPWPKGHLSLDEFQGGECRPDQPDQDRFPGSSQLHLPEHHAKQQPRPAHLRLVGGHGLAWQLGSGRVRGPTQQCHSHHVQLQSRLQLGCPHGIGGDNGFPLFLVSHIGLALSLLCLFLAILTFLLSRSIRNVNTSIHLQLCLCLFLADLLFLTAVDSPGHQLACTIIAGLLHYLFLACFAWMFLEAVVLFLTIRNLGVVNYFSTHSPKMRHLSLFGYGFPTLVVAVSAVVMPEGYGRQENCWLSMEKGFIWSFLGPVCVIIGINSILFALTLWMLQRKLSRLNTDVSTLKDTRLLTFKAIAQVFILGCTWIFGLLQVGPVATVMAYLFTIINSLQGAFIFLVHCLLNRQVREEYKRWFTCKPKSYISDVSMSTLATSSKAG; encoded by the exons ATGTGTGCAGCTTCATCTGTCTGTCCTGCTTTTGCAACCTGTGAAAACATCCCTGGGAGCCACCGCTGCGCCTGCAAACGTGGGTTTGCATCTAGCTCTGGGGAGCAGTACTTCACTGATCGAAAAGTGAAGTGCAACG ATATTGACGAATGTTCCCTGGACCCATCGCTCTGCGGCCCCAGCACCGTGTGCACCAACAAACTGGGCAGTTATGCCTGCAAGTGTCCCCCAGGCTACCTCCCCCCGAGCCAGCCTGGCATCCCGTTCAGCTGCACAG ATATCAACGAGTGTCTGGATCTGGCATCATGTCCTGCGTCCGCCACCTGCACCAACACCCCAGGAAGCCACTTCTGCACCTGCAATACCGGctttgcatccagttctggggaGCTGCGCTTCACTGAGCCAGCAGCGCAGTGCAACG ATATTGACGAATGTTCCCGGGACCCATCGCCCTGCggccccagctctgtgtgcaccAACACACTGGGCAGTTACGCTTGCACGTGTCCCCCAGGCTACCTCCCCCCGAGCCAGCCTGGTATCCCGTTCAACTGCACAG ATGTGGATGAATGTGCCCCAAACCCTGCAATCTGTGGGCCCAATGCCTCCTGCATCAACACACCTGGGAGCTACACCTGCCAGTGCTCACCAGGGCACCTTCCGTCCACACCAGGGCCGTGGGTACCTGGAACAACCCGCTGCACAG ATGTCGCTTCAAACGATCCGGTGAGGAAATGCCACAACCGAAGGCTAGACGCGGCTCACGGCTCATCCCCAGACAAT GCTGCCTTCTGCACTTTATTGACCTCCACCTTCAGCGTCTTGGGAGACCCCTATGAAAGGAAGAACTCCACCATCTCTCTGGTG AAAGCCGCTGCGGGATTTGCCTCCATCCTGGAGCAGACGCCCTCCTGGTCCAACCTGAGCACGGAGCAGCTCTCCACCATGGCCACTGTCTTCCTGCAGAGCGTGGAGAGCATCGTGCTGGCTGCCTTCGCCAACCCCGCCGGGAATGGGAGCCAGACCATCCAGATGGAACAACTGG ATGTCCAGACCAAAGTCATTGAGGACGGCTGCCCCAGAAAGGACTCAGTCATCAGCCTGGAAGTCAAAGGGGAGACCATGAAGATTAGCTGCAGAACAATCCAGGGAACAGTGGCACGAGGTACGTCACCACCACCAGAGGGTGTGAGATGGATTTCCCAGGCTTGCTTCTCAGCTGCCCCATTCAGGATGGgaatgggctcccccagcccTCACCACCAAGTGGCAATATTGCACAG CCCGGGCTGGAGTGGCGTTTGCCTCCTACGTGGGCATGGAGTCCATCCTGAATGGCAGCTTCTTCCATGGCCAAAGGGCCACCTCAGTCTGGATGAATTCCAGGGTGGTGAGTGCCGTCCTGACCAGCCAGACCAAGACCGATTTCCTGGATCCAGTCAACTACACCTTCCAGAACATCATG ccaaGCAGCAGCCCCGACCAGCTCATCTGCGTCTCGTGGGAGGCCACGGCCTGGCAtggcagctgggctcaggcagggTGCGGGGTCCTACACAGCAATGCCACTCACACCACGTGCAGCTGCAATCACGTCTCCAACTTGGCTGTCCTCATGGCATCGGGGGAGATAACG GCTTCCCACTGTTCCTCGTCTCCCACATCGGGCTGGCCCTCTCTCTGCTGTGCCTCTTCCTCGCCATCCTCACCTTCCTCCTGAGCCGTTCCATCCGCAACGTGAACACCTCCATCCACCtgcagctctgcctctgcctcttcctggccGACCTGCTCTTCCTCACCGCGGTGGACAGCCCCGGCCATCAG CTGGCGTGCACCATCATTGCTGGCCTCCTGCACTACCTCTTCCTGGCCTGCTTCGCCTGGATGTTCCTGGAGGCCGTGGTGCTCTTCCTCACCATCCGCAACCTCGGGGTCGTCAACTATTTCAGCACCCACAGCCCCAAGATGCGGCACCTGAGCCTCTTCGGCTACGGCTTCCCCACCCTGGTGGTGGCCGTCTCGGCGGTGGTTATGCCGGAGGGCTACGGCAGGCAGGAAAA CTGCTGGCTCAGCATGGAAAAGGGGTTCATCTGGAGTTTCCTGGGACCGGTGTGTGTCATCATCGGG ATTAATTCCATCCTTTTTGCCTTAACCCTctggatgctgcagagaaagcttTCCAGGCTCAACACTGATGTGTCCACCCTCAAGGACACCAG GCTACTGACCTTTAAAGCCATCGCCCAAGTCTTCATTCTGGGCTGCACGTGGATTTTCGGTCTCCTTCAAGTCGGCCCAGTTGCCACTGTCATGGCGTATTTATTT
- the ADGRE1 gene encoding adhesion G protein-coupled receptor E1 isoform X5 — MKKQLITHLVGFCWLVCFKGTQHFSSAVNRCDDPMLCPDHATCTDALQGYYCTCQRGFVSTSGATEFTDPAVHCKKDMCAASSVCPAFATCENIPGSHRCACKRGFASSSGEQYFTDRKVKCNDIDECSLDPSLCGPSTVCTNKLGSYACKCPPGYLPPSQPGIPFSCTDINECLDLASCPASATCTNTPGSHFCTCNTGFASSSGELRFTEPAAQCNDIDECSRDPSPCGPSSVCTNTLGSYACTCPPGYLPPSQPGIPFNCTDVDECAPNPAICGPNASCINTPGSYTCQCSPGHLPSTPGPWVPGTTRCTDVASNDPVRKCHNRRLDAAHGSSPDNAAFCTLLTSTFSVLGDPYERKNSTISLVKAAAGFASILEQTPSWSNLSTEQLSTMATVFLQSVESIVLAAFANPAGNGSQTIQMEQLDVQTKVIEDGCPRKDSVISLEVKGETMKISCRTIQGTVARARAGVAFASYVGMESILNGSFFHGQRATSVWMNSRVVSAVLTSQTKTDFLDPVNYTFQNIMPSSSPDQLICVSWEATAWHGSWAQAGCGVLHSNATHTTCSCNHVSNLAVLMASGEITLCLCLFLADLLFLTAVDSPGHQLACTIIAGLLHYLFLACFAWMFLEAVVLFLTIRNLGVVNYFSTHSPKMRHLSLFGYGFPTLVVAVSAVVMPEGYGRQENCWLSMEKGFIWSFLGPVCVIIGINSILFALTLWMLQRKLSRLNTDVSTLKDTRLLTFKAIAQVFILGCTWIFGLLQVGPVATVMAYLFTIINSLQGAFIFLVHCLLNRQVREEYKRWFTCKPKSYISDVSMSTLATSSKAG; from the exons ATGAAGAAGCAGCTTATCACCCACCTTGTAG GCTTTTGCTGGCTCGTTTGCTTCAAGGGGACTCAGCATTTCTCCAGTGCTG TGAACAGGTGCGATGATCCAATGCTGTGCCCTGATCATGCAACGTGCACCGATGCTCTCCAGGGCTACTACTGCACCTGCCAACGTGGGTTCGTATCCACTTCGGGGGCCACGGAGTTCACCGATCCAGCCGTCCATTGCAAAA AGGACATGTGTGCAGCTTCATCTGTCTGTCCTGCTTTTGCAACCTGTGAAAACATCCCTGGGAGCCACCGCTGCGCCTGCAAACGTGGGTTTGCATCTAGCTCTGGGGAGCAGTACTTCACTGATCGAAAAGTGAAGTGCAACG ATATTGACGAATGTTCCCTGGACCCATCGCTCTGCGGCCCCAGCACCGTGTGCACCAACAAACTGGGCAGTTATGCCTGCAAGTGTCCCCCAGGCTACCTCCCCCCGAGCCAGCCTGGCATCCCGTTCAGCTGCACAG ATATCAACGAGTGTCTGGATCTGGCATCATGTCCTGCGTCCGCCACCTGCACCAACACCCCAGGAAGCCACTTCTGCACCTGCAATACCGGctttgcatccagttctggggaGCTGCGCTTCACTGAGCCAGCAGCGCAGTGCAACG ATATTGACGAATGTTCCCGGGACCCATCGCCCTGCggccccagctctgtgtgcaccAACACACTGGGCAGTTACGCTTGCACGTGTCCCCCAGGCTACCTCCCCCCGAGCCAGCCTGGTATCCCGTTCAACTGCACAG ATGTGGATGAATGTGCCCCAAACCCTGCAATCTGTGGGCCCAATGCCTCCTGCATCAACACACCTGGGAGCTACACCTGCCAGTGCTCACCAGGGCACCTTCCGTCCACACCAGGGCCGTGGGTACCTGGAACAACCCGCTGCACAG ATGTCGCTTCAAACGATCCGGTGAGGAAATGCCACAACCGAAGGCTAGACGCGGCTCACGGCTCATCCCCAGACAAT GCTGCCTTCTGCACTTTATTGACCTCCACCTTCAGCGTCTTGGGAGACCCCTATGAAAGGAAGAACTCCACCATCTCTCTGGTG AAAGCCGCTGCGGGATTTGCCTCCATCCTGGAGCAGACGCCCTCCTGGTCCAACCTGAGCACGGAGCAGCTCTCCACCATGGCCACTGTCTTCCTGCAGAGCGTGGAGAGCATCGTGCTGGCTGCCTTCGCCAACCCCGCCGGGAATGGGAGCCAGACCATCCAGATGGAACAACTGG ATGTCCAGACCAAAGTCATTGAGGACGGCTGCCCCAGAAAGGACTCAGTCATCAGCCTGGAAGTCAAAGGGGAGACCATGAAGATTAGCTGCAGAACAATCCAGGGAACAGTGGCACGAG CCCGGGCTGGAGTGGCGTTTGCCTCCTACGTGGGCATGGAGTCCATCCTGAATGGCAGCTTCTTCCATGGCCAAAGGGCCACCTCAGTCTGGATGAATTCCAGGGTGGTGAGTGCCGTCCTGACCAGCCAGACCAAGACCGATTTCCTGGATCCAGTCAACTACACCTTCCAGAACATCATG ccaaGCAGCAGCCCCGACCAGCTCATCTGCGTCTCGTGGGAGGCCACGGCCTGGCAtggcagctgggctcaggcagggTGCGGGGTCCTACACAGCAATGCCACTCACACCACGTGCAGCTGCAATCACGTCTCCAACTTGGCTGTCCTCATGGCATCGGGGGAGATAACG ctctgcctctgcctcttcctggccGACCTGCTCTTCCTCACCGCGGTGGACAGCCCCGGCCATCAG CTGGCGTGCACCATCATTGCTGGCCTCCTGCACTACCTCTTCCTGGCCTGCTTCGCCTGGATGTTCCTGGAGGCCGTGGTGCTCTTCCTCACCATCCGCAACCTCGGGGTCGTCAACTATTTCAGCACCCACAGCCCCAAGATGCGGCACCTGAGCCTCTTCGGCTACGGCTTCCCCACCCTGGTGGTGGCCGTCTCGGCGGTGGTTATGCCGGAGGGCTACGGCAGGCAGGAAAA CTGCTGGCTCAGCATGGAAAAGGGGTTCATCTGGAGTTTCCTGGGACCGGTGTGTGTCATCATCGGG ATTAATTCCATCCTTTTTGCCTTAACCCTctggatgctgcagagaaagcttTCCAGGCTCAACACTGATGTGTCCACCCTCAAGGACACCAG GCTACTGACCTTTAAAGCCATCGCCCAAGTCTTCATTCTGGGCTGCACGTGGATTTTCGGTCTCCTTCAAGTCGGCCCAGTTGCCACTGTCATGGCGTATTTATTT
- the ADGRE1 gene encoding adhesion G protein-coupled receptor E1 isoform X2 — MKKQLITHLVGFCWLVCFKGTQHFSSAVNRCDDPMLCPDHATCTDALQGYYCTCQRGFVSTSGATEFTDPAVHCKKDMCAASSVCPAFATCENIPGSHRCACKRGFASSSGEQYFTDRKVKCNDIDECSLDPSLCGPSTVCTNKLGSYACKCPPGYLPPSQPGIPFSCTDINECLDLASCPASATCTNTPGSHFCTCNTGFASSSGELRFTEPAAQCNDIDECSRDPSPCGPSSVCTNTLGSYACTCPPGYLPPSQPGIPFNCTDVDECAPNPAICGPNASCINTPGSYTCQCSPGHLPSTPGPWVPGTTRCTDVASNDPVRKCHNRRLDAAHGSSPDNAAFCTLLTSTFSVLGDPYERKNSTISLVKAAAGFASILEQTPSWSNLSTEQLSTMATVFLQSVESIVLAAFANPAGNGSQTIQMEQLDVQTKVIEDGCPRKDSVISLEVKGETMKISCRTIQGTVARARAGVAFASYVGMESILNGSFFHGQRATSVWMNSRVVSAVLTSQTKTDFLDPVNYTFQNIMPSSSPDQLICVSWEATAWHGSWAQAGCGVLHSNATHTTCSCNHVSNLAVLMASGEITAGFPLFLVSHIGLALSLLCLFLAILTFLLSRSIRNVNTSIHLQLCLCLFLADLLFLTAVDSPGHQLACTIIAGLLHYLFLACFAWMFLEAVVLFLTIRNLGVVNYFSTHSPKMRHLSLFGYGFPTLVVAVSAVVMPEGYGRQENCWLSMEKGFIWSFLGPVCVIIGINSILFALTLWMLQRKLSRLNTDVSTLKDTRLLTFKAIAQVFILGCTWIFGLLQVGPVATVMAYLFTIINSLQGAFIFLVHCLLNRQVREEYKRWFTCKPKSYISDVSMSTLATSSKAG; from the exons ATGAAGAAGCAGCTTATCACCCACCTTGTAG GCTTTTGCTGGCTCGTTTGCTTCAAGGGGACTCAGCATTTCTCCAGTGCTG TGAACAGGTGCGATGATCCAATGCTGTGCCCTGATCATGCAACGTGCACCGATGCTCTCCAGGGCTACTACTGCACCTGCCAACGTGGGTTCGTATCCACTTCGGGGGCCACGGAGTTCACCGATCCAGCCGTCCATTGCAAAA AGGACATGTGTGCAGCTTCATCTGTCTGTCCTGCTTTTGCAACCTGTGAAAACATCCCTGGGAGCCACCGCTGCGCCTGCAAACGTGGGTTTGCATCTAGCTCTGGGGAGCAGTACTTCACTGATCGAAAAGTGAAGTGCAACG ATATTGACGAATGTTCCCTGGACCCATCGCTCTGCGGCCCCAGCACCGTGTGCACCAACAAACTGGGCAGTTATGCCTGCAAGTGTCCCCCAGGCTACCTCCCCCCGAGCCAGCCTGGCATCCCGTTCAGCTGCACAG ATATCAACGAGTGTCTGGATCTGGCATCATGTCCTGCGTCCGCCACCTGCACCAACACCCCAGGAAGCCACTTCTGCACCTGCAATACCGGctttgcatccagttctggggaGCTGCGCTTCACTGAGCCAGCAGCGCAGTGCAACG ATATTGACGAATGTTCCCGGGACCCATCGCCCTGCggccccagctctgtgtgcaccAACACACTGGGCAGTTACGCTTGCACGTGTCCCCCAGGCTACCTCCCCCCGAGCCAGCCTGGTATCCCGTTCAACTGCACAG ATGTGGATGAATGTGCCCCAAACCCTGCAATCTGTGGGCCCAATGCCTCCTGCATCAACACACCTGGGAGCTACACCTGCCAGTGCTCACCAGGGCACCTTCCGTCCACACCAGGGCCGTGGGTACCTGGAACAACCCGCTGCACAG ATGTCGCTTCAAACGATCCGGTGAGGAAATGCCACAACCGAAGGCTAGACGCGGCTCACGGCTCATCCCCAGACAAT GCTGCCTTCTGCACTTTATTGACCTCCACCTTCAGCGTCTTGGGAGACCCCTATGAAAGGAAGAACTCCACCATCTCTCTGGTG AAAGCCGCTGCGGGATTTGCCTCCATCCTGGAGCAGACGCCCTCCTGGTCCAACCTGAGCACGGAGCAGCTCTCCACCATGGCCACTGTCTTCCTGCAGAGCGTGGAGAGCATCGTGCTGGCTGCCTTCGCCAACCCCGCCGGGAATGGGAGCCAGACCATCCAGATGGAACAACTGG ATGTCCAGACCAAAGTCATTGAGGACGGCTGCCCCAGAAAGGACTCAGTCATCAGCCTGGAAGTCAAAGGGGAGACCATGAAGATTAGCTGCAGAACAATCCAGGGAACAGTGGCACGAG CCCGGGCTGGAGTGGCGTTTGCCTCCTACGTGGGCATGGAGTCCATCCTGAATGGCAGCTTCTTCCATGGCCAAAGGGCCACCTCAGTCTGGATGAATTCCAGGGTGGTGAGTGCCGTCCTGACCAGCCAGACCAAGACCGATTTCCTGGATCCAGTCAACTACACCTTCCAGAACATCATG ccaaGCAGCAGCCCCGACCAGCTCATCTGCGTCTCGTGGGAGGCCACGGCCTGGCAtggcagctgggctcaggcagggTGCGGGGTCCTACACAGCAATGCCACTCACACCACGTGCAGCTGCAATCACGTCTCCAACTTGGCTGTCCTCATGGCATCGGGGGAGATAACG GCAGGCTTCCCACTGTTCCTCGTCTCCCACATCGGGCTGGCCCTCTCTCTGCTGTGCCTCTTCCTCGCCATCCTCACCTTCCTCCTGAGCCGTTCCATCCGCAACGTGAACACCTCCATCCACCtgcagctctgcctctgcctcttcctggccGACCTGCTCTTCCTCACCGCGGTGGACAGCCCCGGCCATCAG CTGGCGTGCACCATCATTGCTGGCCTCCTGCACTACCTCTTCCTGGCCTGCTTCGCCTGGATGTTCCTGGAGGCCGTGGTGCTCTTCCTCACCATCCGCAACCTCGGGGTCGTCAACTATTTCAGCACCCACAGCCCCAAGATGCGGCACCTGAGCCTCTTCGGCTACGGCTTCCCCACCCTGGTGGTGGCCGTCTCGGCGGTGGTTATGCCGGAGGGCTACGGCAGGCAGGAAAA CTGCTGGCTCAGCATGGAAAAGGGGTTCATCTGGAGTTTCCTGGGACCGGTGTGTGTCATCATCGGG ATTAATTCCATCCTTTTTGCCTTAACCCTctggatgctgcagagaaagcttTCCAGGCTCAACACTGATGTGTCCACCCTCAAGGACACCAG GCTACTGACCTTTAAAGCCATCGCCCAAGTCTTCATTCTGGGCTGCACGTGGATTTTCGGTCTCCTTCAAGTCGGCCCAGTTGCCACTGTCATGGCGTATTTATTT